One segment of Coffea arabica cultivar ET-39 chromosome 7c, Coffea Arabica ET-39 HiFi, whole genome shotgun sequence DNA contains the following:
- the LOC113699952 gene encoding probable glucan 1,3-beta-glucosidase A isoform X1, which yields MGLAFCKRTIAFLLSCWMLFCVACSVEGLHEDSKVRGVNLGGWLVIEGWIKPSLFDGIPNGEMLDGTEVQLKSVMLQKYVSADNGGGMNVTVDRDTPSSWETFRLWRVSESIFQFRTSQGQFLTCNGSGSVVTASAESASATETFSLERNKENRIHIKLKSGTYLQASNLNQLTADYPGTPGWDDNAATFEMTITANNLHGDYQLANGYGYNKGKAVLKKHRNTFITIEDFDFLYRNGINTVRIPVGWWIAFDPNPPAPFIAGSLEALDNAFSWALAYSIKCIIDLHAAPGSQNGMEHSASRDGTTGWPSPDFILQTLDVIEFLASRYAQHPSLLGIELLNEPWAATVPLDVLVSFYEQGYQIVRKYSSSAYVIFCQRIGDADPFELYQANLGSINTVVDLHYYNMFDPSFSNMSTLANIEFIYKSRESQIQALNSANGPLVFVGEWVNEWNQTTGTQTDYQNFGTAQLEVYNAASFGWAYWTLKNDRMHWDFEWNIRNNYLQLQLGCTSSRQISNIILLLVLVCCCFFQHHLL from the exons ATGGGACTTGCTTTCTGCAAAAGAACCAttgcatttcttctttcttgttggATGCTTTTCTGCGTTGCATGCTCAG TGGAGGGACTGCATGAAGATTCAAAAGTAAGAGGAGTGAACTTGGGTGGTTGGTTAGTAATAGAAGGGTGGATAAAGCCTTCTCTTTTTGACGGAATTCCCAATGGAGAAATGCTT GATGGAACAGAGGTGCAATTAAAGTCCGTGATGTTGCAGAAGTATGTCTCAGCTGATAATGGAGGTGGGATGAATGTTACAGTTGATAGAGATACTCCTTCATCATGGGAAACTTTCAGG TTATGGAGAGTCTCTGAATCAATCTTTCAGTTTCGTACTTCTCAAGGCCAATTTCTGACTTGCAATGGCAGTGGAAGTGTGGTGACTGCCAGTGCAGAATCAGCTTCTGCTACAGAAACCTTTTCCCTTGAGAGAAACAAGGAGAATAGGATTCACATTAAACTTAAAAGTGGAACTTATCTccag GCTTCAAACTTGAACCAGCTCACAGCAGACTATCCTGGAACACCTGGTTGGGATGATAATGCTGCCACATTCGAGATGACCATAACAGCAAATAACCTGCATGGTGATTACCAGCTTGCTAATGGATATGGGTACAATAAAGGAAAAGCGGTTCTTAAG AAGCACAGAAACACATTCATCACCATCGAAGATTTTGACTTTCTGTACAGAAATGGGATAAATACTGTTAGAATACCAGTTGGTTGGTGGATAGCTTTTGATCCCAATCCTCCAGCTCCTTTCATTGCTGGCAGCTTGGAAGCTCTCGATAATGCATTTTCATGGGCTCT AGCCTACAGCATAAAGTGCATAATAGACCTTCATGCCGCTCCAGGCTCACAAAATGGAATGGAACATAGTGCCAGTAGGGATGGTACAACGGGGTGGCCATCTCCAGATTTCATCTTACAAACATTGGATGTCATTGAATTCCTCGCTTCCAG ATATGCCCAGCATCCTTCCTTGCTGGGAATTGAACTTCTAAATGAGCCATGGGCTGCCACAGTTCCATTGGATGTCCTTGTTTCATTTTATGAGCAGGGATATCAGATTGTTCGTAAATACTCGTCCAGTGCGTATGTGATATTCTGCCAGAGAATTGGAGATGCAGATCCATTTGAACTCTATCAAGCTAACTTAGGCTCAATAAACACAGTGGTTGATTTGCACTACTACAATATGTTTGACCCATCCTTTTCTAACATGAGTACACTGGCCAATATTGAATTCATATACAAGAGCAGAGAATCCCAAATACAAGCTCTAAACAGTGCCAATGGTCCACTTGTTTTTGTAG GTGAGTGGGTGAATGAGTGGAATCAGACCACTGGAACCCAAACagattatcaaaattttggcaCAGCCCAGTTAGAGGTGTATAATGCAGCTTCCTTTGGGTGGGCTTATTGGACACTCAAAAATGACAGGATGCACTGGGATTTTGAGTGGAACATCCGCAACAACTATCTTCAACTACAGCTGG GTTGTACGTCAAGCAGGCAAATTTCAAACATAATCCTGTTGCTTGTATTGGTGTGCTGCTGCTTCTTTCAACATCATTTGTTGTGA
- the LOC113699952 gene encoding probable glucan 1,3-beta-glucosidase A isoform X2: MYPFWLFPTLLYQYSPAIVNPQKKVEGLHEDSKVRGVNLGGWLVIEGWIKPSLFDGIPNGEMLDGTEVQLKSVMLQKYVSADNGGGMNVTVDRDTPSSWETFRLWRVSESIFQFRTSQGQFLTCNGSGSVVTASAESASATETFSLERNKENRIHIKLKSGTYLQASNLNQLTADYPGTPGWDDNAATFEMTITANNLHGDYQLANGYGYNKGKAVLKKHRNTFITIEDFDFLYRNGINTVRIPVGWWIAFDPNPPAPFIAGSLEALDNAFSWALAYSIKCIIDLHAAPGSQNGMEHSASRDGTTGWPSPDFILQTLDVIEFLASRYAQHPSLLGIELLNEPWAATVPLDVLVSFYEQGYQIVRKYSSSAYVIFCQRIGDADPFELYQANLGSINTVVDLHYYNMFDPSFSNMSTLANIEFIYKSRESQIQALNSANGPLVFVGEWVNEWNQTTGTQTDYQNFGTAQLEVYNAASFGWAYWTLKNDRMHWDFEWNIRNNYLQLQLGCTSSRQISNIILLLVLVCCCFFQHHLL; the protein is encoded by the exons ATGTATCCCTTTTGGCTTTTCCCAACTCTGTTATACCAGTACTCGCCAGCTATCGTAAACCCACAgaaaaaag TGGAGGGACTGCATGAAGATTCAAAAGTAAGAGGAGTGAACTTGGGTGGTTGGTTAGTAATAGAAGGGTGGATAAAGCCTTCTCTTTTTGACGGAATTCCCAATGGAGAAATGCTT GATGGAACAGAGGTGCAATTAAAGTCCGTGATGTTGCAGAAGTATGTCTCAGCTGATAATGGAGGTGGGATGAATGTTACAGTTGATAGAGATACTCCTTCATCATGGGAAACTTTCAGG TTATGGAGAGTCTCTGAATCAATCTTTCAGTTTCGTACTTCTCAAGGCCAATTTCTGACTTGCAATGGCAGTGGAAGTGTGGTGACTGCCAGTGCAGAATCAGCTTCTGCTACAGAAACCTTTTCCCTTGAGAGAAACAAGGAGAATAGGATTCACATTAAACTTAAAAGTGGAACTTATCTccag GCTTCAAACTTGAACCAGCTCACAGCAGACTATCCTGGAACACCTGGTTGGGATGATAATGCTGCCACATTCGAGATGACCATAACAGCAAATAACCTGCATGGTGATTACCAGCTTGCTAATGGATATGGGTACAATAAAGGAAAAGCGGTTCTTAAG AAGCACAGAAACACATTCATCACCATCGAAGATTTTGACTTTCTGTACAGAAATGGGATAAATACTGTTAGAATACCAGTTGGTTGGTGGATAGCTTTTGATCCCAATCCTCCAGCTCCTTTCATTGCTGGCAGCTTGGAAGCTCTCGATAATGCATTTTCATGGGCTCT AGCCTACAGCATAAAGTGCATAATAGACCTTCATGCCGCTCCAGGCTCACAAAATGGAATGGAACATAGTGCCAGTAGGGATGGTACAACGGGGTGGCCATCTCCAGATTTCATCTTACAAACATTGGATGTCATTGAATTCCTCGCTTCCAG ATATGCCCAGCATCCTTCCTTGCTGGGAATTGAACTTCTAAATGAGCCATGGGCTGCCACAGTTCCATTGGATGTCCTTGTTTCATTTTATGAGCAGGGATATCAGATTGTTCGTAAATACTCGTCCAGTGCGTATGTGATATTCTGCCAGAGAATTGGAGATGCAGATCCATTTGAACTCTATCAAGCTAACTTAGGCTCAATAAACACAGTGGTTGATTTGCACTACTACAATATGTTTGACCCATCCTTTTCTAACATGAGTACACTGGCCAATATTGAATTCATATACAAGAGCAGAGAATCCCAAATACAAGCTCTAAACAGTGCCAATGGTCCACTTGTTTTTGTAG GTGAGTGGGTGAATGAGTGGAATCAGACCACTGGAACCCAAACagattatcaaaattttggcaCAGCCCAGTTAGAGGTGTATAATGCAGCTTCCTTTGGGTGGGCTTATTGGACACTCAAAAATGACAGGATGCACTGGGATTTTGAGTGGAACATCCGCAACAACTATCTTCAACTACAGCTGG GTTGTACGTCAAGCAGGCAAATTTCAAACATAATCCTGTTGCTTGTATTGGTGTGCTGCTGCTTCTTTCAACATCATTTGTTGTGA
- the LOC113699951 gene encoding uncharacterized protein isoform X1, with amino-acid sequence MLHIFNKRLPSQTTEEIRQNLVTGNNNASRNGLTKSFWGLWQRFFGKTIDGGSRTEGEAKVYSWLYALAQSGKDLVYEYVRSTERGLSFREAERRLKETGPNIPIHTKFPRWWHLLWNALFHPFHIILIVLSVLSYIASDEPNGCIMLVLVFISVSLRFYQEYSSSKAAMKLSEFLSFPVKVQRCAGRTVQTELVVQVDQKNVVPGDIIIFEPGDLFPGDVRLLTSKNLVVSQSSLTGEFGATEKTADIREDSSTPLLDLKNICFMGTTVVTGIGTGLVVSTGSKTYMSTIFSTTGKLKQPDGFERGIRHISYILISLMLIVVSIIVIIDYYSSGEPSESILFGMSVASALTPQMLPLIINTSLAKGALAMARDRCIVKSLRAIRDMGSMDIICIDKTGTLTKNTAIMINYFDSWGLQKEKVLRLAFLNAFFKTQQRYPLDDAIMAHVYTSGFRFQPSEWSKVDEIPFDFTRRRISVILETRMTENCVSNYFTDRIVITKGALEEVIKVCSFIEHVDSGDTLAFSAEAYQRILNMAEELSSQGLRLLAVAVKRLQMITDSRSMVYDEHIESDMVFLGLITFFDPPKDSAKQALWNLAEKGVKAKVLTGDALSLAIRVCKEVGIRTTHVTTGPELELLDNDSFHENVKRATVLAKLTPTQKLRVVQSLQTGGNHIVGFLGDGVNDSLALDAANVGISVDSGASIAKESSDIILLEKDLNVLVAGVEQGRLTFGNTMKYIRISVIANLGSIVSILIATIFFGFEPLTPKQLLVQSFLYSLGQIVIPWDNIEDDYVKIPQRWSLGGLTMFTLWNGPVCSICDLVALLFLWFYYKKKSSVADNFIHSALFVEGLLMQTLIIHLIRTDKIPFIQEVASWPVLCSTVLISAVGIAIPYTPLGTVLGLVSLPLSYFGFLVVLFLGYFIFGQIVKQAYIMVYEKWL; translated from the exons GTTTGAGCTTCAGGGAGGCTGAAAGGAGACTGAAGGAAACCGGGCCAAACATTCCAATTCACACTAAATTCCCCAGATGGTGGCATCTTCTTTGGAATGCCTTATTTCATCCATTCCACATCATCCTCATTGTTTTGTCAGTTTTATCTTACATTGCTAGCGACGAACCAAACGGATGCATCATGCTTGTACTAGTCTTCATTAGTGTCTCCCTTCGATTTTACCAG GAATACAGTAGCTCAAAAGCGGCAATGAAGTTGTCTGAATTTCTAAGCTTCCCAGTAAAAGTTCAAAGGTGCGCTGGTAGAACAGTTCAGACAGAATTAGTTGTTCAAgttgatcaaaagaatgttGTCCCAGGTGATATTATCATTTTTGAACCTGGGGACCTCTTTCCTGGTGATGTGAGGCTACTAACTTCAAAAAATCTGGTAGTGAG TCAGTCCTCACTGACAGGAGAATTTGGAGCTACAGAGAAAACAGCTGATATCAGAGAAGATTCAAGCACTCCGTTGCTGGATTTAAAGAATATATGCTTCATG GGAACAACTGTAGTAACAGGGATTGGAACTGGTCTGGTTGTCTCCACTGGATCCAAGACTTATATGAGCACAATTTTTTCAACTACAGGGAAGCTGAAGCAACCAGACGGCTTTGAGAGAGGCATCCGACACATCTCCTATATACTCATTAGCCTCATGCTTATAGTGGTCAGCATAATAGTCATCATTGATTATTATTCATCAGGTGAACCAAGTGAGAGCATACTGTTTGGTATGTCAGTTGCTAGTGCACTCACTCCTCAGATGCTTCCGCTCATCATTAACACTAGTCTTGCTAAAGGAGCACTTGCTATGGCCAGAGATAGATGCATAGTCAAAAGCTTAAGAGCTATACGAGACATGGGATCCAT GGACATTATATGCATTGACAAAACTGGTACTCTTACCAAGAATACTGCAATCATGATCAATTACTTTGACAGCTGGGGCTTGCAAAAAGAGAAGGTCCTAAGACTTGCTTTCCTAAATGCTTTCTTCAAAACACAACAGAGGTATCCTTTGGATGATGCCATAATGGCACATGTATATACAAGTGGCTTCAGGTTTCAGCCATCTGAATGGAGTAAGGTAGATGAGATTCCTTTTGATTTTACGCGTAGAAGGATATCCGTTATTTTGGAAACAAGAATGACTGAAAATTGTGTGAGCAACTACTTTACTGACAGAATTGTGATAACTAAAGGAGCACTGGAGGAAGTGATAAAAGTTTGTTCCTTTATCGAGCATGTTGATAGTGGTGATACTTTGGCATTCTCCGCTGAGGCCTATCAAAGGATCTTAAATATGGCAGAAGAACTAAGTAGTCAAGGATTAAGGCTTCTGGCTGTAGCAGTCAAAAGGCTTCAGATG ATAACAGATAGCAGAAGCATGGTTTATGATGAACACATCGAATCTGACATGGTTTTCTTAGGCCTCATAACTTTTTTTGACCCACCAAAGGATTCAGCAAAGCAAGCTTTGTGGAACCTAGCTGAAAAGGGAGTAAAAGCAAAGGTATTAACAGGGGATGCGCTATCCCTTGCAATAAGGGTTTGCAAAGAAGTTGGGATTAGAACCACTCATGTTACTACAGGCCCTGAACTTGAGTTACTTGACAATGACTCTTTCCATGAGAATGTGAAAAGAGCAACAGTTTTGGCTAAGCTCACCCCAACTCAGAAACTTCGAGTGGTGCAATCTTTGCAGACAGGGGGCAACCATATTGTAGGGTTCCTGGGAGATGGAGTAAATGACTCGCTTGCATTGGATGCTGCCAACGTCGGTATCTCTGTTGATTCAGGCGCATCAATTGCAAAGGAATCTTCTGATATTATCTTACTTGAAAAGGATCTTAATGTTCTGGTGGCTGGTGTGGAGCAAGGTCGGCTTACATTTGGGAACACAATGAAGTACATCAGAATATCAGTAATTGCCAATCTGGGAAGTATTgtttcaattctcattgcaaccatattttttgggtttgaaccaTTGACGCCAAAGCAACTACTTGTGCAGAGCTTCTTATATAGTTTGGGCCAAATTGTAATCCCATGGGACAATATAGAAGACGATTATGTCAAGATTCCACAAAGATGGTCTCTCGGAGGCTTAACCATGTTTACATTGTGGAATGGTCCTGTTTGTTCTATATGTGATTTAGTAGCTCTCCTGTTCCTTTGGTTTTATTATAAGAAGAAATCATCTGTAGCAGACAATTTCATCCATTCTGCTTTGTTCGTTGAAGGACTTCTAATGCAGACCTTAATCATCCACTTGATTCGGACAGACAAGATTCCGTTCATCCAAGAGGTGGCTTCCTGGCCTGTTTTATGTTCCACAGTTCTGATTTCTGCAGTAGGCATTGCAATTCCTTACACACCTCTGGGAACAGTACTTGGACTGGTTTCACTACCACTATCATACTTTGGCTTTCTAGTTGTTCTCTTTTTAGGATATTTTATTTTCGGACAAATTGTTAAGCAAGCTTATATTATGGTGTACGAGAAGTGGCTTTAG
- the LOC113699951 gene encoding uncharacterized protein isoform X2: MLVLVFISVSLRFYQEYSSSKAAMKLSEFLSFPVKVQRCAGRTVQTELVVQVDQKNVVPGDIIIFEPGDLFPGDVRLLTSKNLVVSQSSLTGEFGATEKTADIREDSSTPLLDLKNICFMGTTVVTGIGTGLVVSTGSKTYMSTIFSTTGKLKQPDGFERGIRHISYILISLMLIVVSIIVIIDYYSSGEPSESILFGMSVASALTPQMLPLIINTSLAKGALAMARDRCIVKSLRAIRDMGSMDIICIDKTGTLTKNTAIMINYFDSWGLQKEKVLRLAFLNAFFKTQQRYPLDDAIMAHVYTSGFRFQPSEWSKVDEIPFDFTRRRISVILETRMTENCVSNYFTDRIVITKGALEEVIKVCSFIEHVDSGDTLAFSAEAYQRILNMAEELSSQGLRLLAVAVKRLQMITDSRSMVYDEHIESDMVFLGLITFFDPPKDSAKQALWNLAEKGVKAKVLTGDALSLAIRVCKEVGIRTTHVTTGPELELLDNDSFHENVKRATVLAKLTPTQKLRVVQSLQTGGNHIVGFLGDGVNDSLALDAANVGISVDSGASIAKESSDIILLEKDLNVLVAGVEQGRLTFGNTMKYIRISVIANLGSIVSILIATIFFGFEPLTPKQLLVQSFLYSLGQIVIPWDNIEDDYVKIPQRWSLGGLTMFTLWNGPVCSICDLVALLFLWFYYKKKSSVADNFIHSALFVEGLLMQTLIIHLIRTDKIPFIQEVASWPVLCSTVLISAVGIAIPYTPLGTVLGLVSLPLSYFGFLVVLFLGYFIFGQIVKQAYIMVYEKWL; the protein is encoded by the exons ATGCTTGTACTAGTCTTCATTAGTGTCTCCCTTCGATTTTACCAG GAATACAGTAGCTCAAAAGCGGCAATGAAGTTGTCTGAATTTCTAAGCTTCCCAGTAAAAGTTCAAAGGTGCGCTGGTAGAACAGTTCAGACAGAATTAGTTGTTCAAgttgatcaaaagaatgttGTCCCAGGTGATATTATCATTTTTGAACCTGGGGACCTCTTTCCTGGTGATGTGAGGCTACTAACTTCAAAAAATCTGGTAGTGAG TCAGTCCTCACTGACAGGAGAATTTGGAGCTACAGAGAAAACAGCTGATATCAGAGAAGATTCAAGCACTCCGTTGCTGGATTTAAAGAATATATGCTTCATG GGAACAACTGTAGTAACAGGGATTGGAACTGGTCTGGTTGTCTCCACTGGATCCAAGACTTATATGAGCACAATTTTTTCAACTACAGGGAAGCTGAAGCAACCAGACGGCTTTGAGAGAGGCATCCGACACATCTCCTATATACTCATTAGCCTCATGCTTATAGTGGTCAGCATAATAGTCATCATTGATTATTATTCATCAGGTGAACCAAGTGAGAGCATACTGTTTGGTATGTCAGTTGCTAGTGCACTCACTCCTCAGATGCTTCCGCTCATCATTAACACTAGTCTTGCTAAAGGAGCACTTGCTATGGCCAGAGATAGATGCATAGTCAAAAGCTTAAGAGCTATACGAGACATGGGATCCAT GGACATTATATGCATTGACAAAACTGGTACTCTTACCAAGAATACTGCAATCATGATCAATTACTTTGACAGCTGGGGCTTGCAAAAAGAGAAGGTCCTAAGACTTGCTTTCCTAAATGCTTTCTTCAAAACACAACAGAGGTATCCTTTGGATGATGCCATAATGGCACATGTATATACAAGTGGCTTCAGGTTTCAGCCATCTGAATGGAGTAAGGTAGATGAGATTCCTTTTGATTTTACGCGTAGAAGGATATCCGTTATTTTGGAAACAAGAATGACTGAAAATTGTGTGAGCAACTACTTTACTGACAGAATTGTGATAACTAAAGGAGCACTGGAGGAAGTGATAAAAGTTTGTTCCTTTATCGAGCATGTTGATAGTGGTGATACTTTGGCATTCTCCGCTGAGGCCTATCAAAGGATCTTAAATATGGCAGAAGAACTAAGTAGTCAAGGATTAAGGCTTCTGGCTGTAGCAGTCAAAAGGCTTCAGATG ATAACAGATAGCAGAAGCATGGTTTATGATGAACACATCGAATCTGACATGGTTTTCTTAGGCCTCATAACTTTTTTTGACCCACCAAAGGATTCAGCAAAGCAAGCTTTGTGGAACCTAGCTGAAAAGGGAGTAAAAGCAAAGGTATTAACAGGGGATGCGCTATCCCTTGCAATAAGGGTTTGCAAAGAAGTTGGGATTAGAACCACTCATGTTACTACAGGCCCTGAACTTGAGTTACTTGACAATGACTCTTTCCATGAGAATGTGAAAAGAGCAACAGTTTTGGCTAAGCTCACCCCAACTCAGAAACTTCGAGTGGTGCAATCTTTGCAGACAGGGGGCAACCATATTGTAGGGTTCCTGGGAGATGGAGTAAATGACTCGCTTGCATTGGATGCTGCCAACGTCGGTATCTCTGTTGATTCAGGCGCATCAATTGCAAAGGAATCTTCTGATATTATCTTACTTGAAAAGGATCTTAATGTTCTGGTGGCTGGTGTGGAGCAAGGTCGGCTTACATTTGGGAACACAATGAAGTACATCAGAATATCAGTAATTGCCAATCTGGGAAGTATTgtttcaattctcattgcaaccatattttttgggtttgaaccaTTGACGCCAAAGCAACTACTTGTGCAGAGCTTCTTATATAGTTTGGGCCAAATTGTAATCCCATGGGACAATATAGAAGACGATTATGTCAAGATTCCACAAAGATGGTCTCTCGGAGGCTTAACCATGTTTACATTGTGGAATGGTCCTGTTTGTTCTATATGTGATTTAGTAGCTCTCCTGTTCCTTTGGTTTTATTATAAGAAGAAATCATCTGTAGCAGACAATTTCATCCATTCTGCTTTGTTCGTTGAAGGACTTCTAATGCAGACCTTAATCATCCACTTGATTCGGACAGACAAGATTCCGTTCATCCAAGAGGTGGCTTCCTGGCCTGTTTTATGTTCCACAGTTCTGATTTCTGCAGTAGGCATTGCAATTCCTTACACACCTCTGGGAACAGTACTTGGACTGGTTTCACTACCACTATCATACTTTGGCTTTCTAGTTGTTCTCTTTTTAGGATATTTTATTTTCGGACAAATTGTTAAGCAAGCTTATATTATGGTGTACGAGAAGTGGCTTTAG
- the LOC113699952 gene encoding probable glucan 1,3-beta-glucosidase A isoform X3 — MGLAFCKRTIAFLLSCWMLFCVACSVEGLHEDSKVRGVNLGGWLVIEGWIKPSLFDGIPNGEMLDGTEVQLKSVMLQKYVSADNGGGMNVTVDRDTPSSWETFRASNLNQLTADYPGTPGWDDNAATFEMTITANNLHGDYQLANGYGYNKGKAVLKKHRNTFITIEDFDFLYRNGINTVRIPVGWWIAFDPNPPAPFIAGSLEALDNAFSWALAYSIKCIIDLHAAPGSQNGMEHSASRDGTTGWPSPDFILQTLDVIEFLASRYAQHPSLLGIELLNEPWAATVPLDVLVSFYEQGYQIVRKYSSSAYVIFCQRIGDADPFELYQANLGSINTVVDLHYYNMFDPSFSNMSTLANIEFIYKSRESQIQALNSANGPLVFVGEWVNEWNQTTGTQTDYQNFGTAQLEVYNAASFGWAYWTLKNDRMHWDFEWNIRNNYLQLQLGCTSSRQISNIILLLVLVCCCFFQHHLL, encoded by the exons ATGGGACTTGCTTTCTGCAAAAGAACCAttgcatttcttctttcttgttggATGCTTTTCTGCGTTGCATGCTCAG TGGAGGGACTGCATGAAGATTCAAAAGTAAGAGGAGTGAACTTGGGTGGTTGGTTAGTAATAGAAGGGTGGATAAAGCCTTCTCTTTTTGACGGAATTCCCAATGGAGAAATGCTT GATGGAACAGAGGTGCAATTAAAGTCCGTGATGTTGCAGAAGTATGTCTCAGCTGATAATGGAGGTGGGATGAATGTTACAGTTGATAGAGATACTCCTTCATCATGGGAAACTTTCAGG GCTTCAAACTTGAACCAGCTCACAGCAGACTATCCTGGAACACCTGGTTGGGATGATAATGCTGCCACATTCGAGATGACCATAACAGCAAATAACCTGCATGGTGATTACCAGCTTGCTAATGGATATGGGTACAATAAAGGAAAAGCGGTTCTTAAG AAGCACAGAAACACATTCATCACCATCGAAGATTTTGACTTTCTGTACAGAAATGGGATAAATACTGTTAGAATACCAGTTGGTTGGTGGATAGCTTTTGATCCCAATCCTCCAGCTCCTTTCATTGCTGGCAGCTTGGAAGCTCTCGATAATGCATTTTCATGGGCTCT AGCCTACAGCATAAAGTGCATAATAGACCTTCATGCCGCTCCAGGCTCACAAAATGGAATGGAACATAGTGCCAGTAGGGATGGTACAACGGGGTGGCCATCTCCAGATTTCATCTTACAAACATTGGATGTCATTGAATTCCTCGCTTCCAG ATATGCCCAGCATCCTTCCTTGCTGGGAATTGAACTTCTAAATGAGCCATGGGCTGCCACAGTTCCATTGGATGTCCTTGTTTCATTTTATGAGCAGGGATATCAGATTGTTCGTAAATACTCGTCCAGTGCGTATGTGATATTCTGCCAGAGAATTGGAGATGCAGATCCATTTGAACTCTATCAAGCTAACTTAGGCTCAATAAACACAGTGGTTGATTTGCACTACTACAATATGTTTGACCCATCCTTTTCTAACATGAGTACACTGGCCAATATTGAATTCATATACAAGAGCAGAGAATCCCAAATACAAGCTCTAAACAGTGCCAATGGTCCACTTGTTTTTGTAG GTGAGTGGGTGAATGAGTGGAATCAGACCACTGGAACCCAAACagattatcaaaattttggcaCAGCCCAGTTAGAGGTGTATAATGCAGCTTCCTTTGGGTGGGCTTATTGGACACTCAAAAATGACAGGATGCACTGGGATTTTGAGTGGAACATCCGCAACAACTATCTTCAACTACAGCTGG GTTGTACGTCAAGCAGGCAAATTTCAAACATAATCCTGTTGCTTGTATTGGTGTGCTGCTGCTTCTTTCAACATCATTTGTTGTGA